GTGATGCGCCCACAGAGCTGGGAGAAGCTATGCCCGTGGAGCTCAGCTGAGAACAGCAGGTGCCAGCGGTGCCGCTGCTCTCTGGGCAGGTGGGAGTTGATGTAGATGACCCCAAGCACGTCCAGGATGCTCTCGAACTTCCCACCCTGGTCCACTTGACACTCGGGGACCAGGGTGCTCAGATTGAGGGATGAGCACAGTACGGGAAAGCCCTTGTGGATGACCACGCTCAGAAACACGGCCACATGGGGTACCCTGAACACCCAGTCCTCGATTACAGCTTGGTCACACTCCTGGTCCAGCCACTGGGAGCCCCGGAACCCCTCGCCATCTAGGGGAGAGGGACACTCAATGTCAGTGGGACTGTCATGTCACCTTGTCACTACTCTCTAAACCCTCGCTCACCCATGTGCAGAGGCTTTAGAAGTGCCAGGCTGCTCTCCAGGACCCCAGGAGTCTCTCTGGGTAGAGCGGTTTCATTAACTATAATCACGCTCAATCATTTCCAATCAGCATCCATCGTCCCATCTGCCACCTCCCACCCACTAAGAGTGGAGGTACAGGGTGGTACTGTAGAACACACACCTGGGACTCACACAAACTggcttcaaatcctggctcccTAGCCCCGTGACCTTGGCAAGgtcttctctctgcctcagtttccttgtgtgCAAAATGGAGGCAATGCTAGGACAGATCTCATTCAGTTGTTACGAAGAAGAGAGGAGCTTTTATGTGTTCTAAGCTCTTACTGGCACACAGGGAGGCTCGATTTAGAGCTACTGTGATTCCCACCTACTGAGATTCTGGGTCCAACCTGAAATAAGGGTGTCTCCTCTAACTcagtccattttattttattttattttaaatttatttatttatttatttattttttagagacagagtctcactttgtcctacagcacagctcacagcaacctccaactcctgggcttaggcaattctcttgcctcagcctcccaagtagctgggactacaggcacccgccacaatgcccggctattttttgttacactttggttggggccgggtttgaacccgccaccctcggtatatggggccgccgccctgcccactgagtcaTAGGCGCTGCCCCCTCAGTCCATTTTATTAACCAGAAGATGCAAACGCCTGATTACTTAATCTTCTACTTCCCAACTTGCGTGATGTTTTGAAATTCCTATGATTTTTaagtaaactatttttttcaatagTTTCATCTCTCATTACCTGTGTACTACTTGAAAACTGAAGGCTGATTTTAATCATTCAACTTGACTTTTGCCACTAAAATTATAACTTTAATATCCTATTTTTATGATTCCTCTTTTAAAACATACTGACTCTGGACTGATGAACATTTTGCCCCTAAGACAAATTATTGATACGCacatacattatatttttattatttccaggtTTCAAATACCTCATTTAAATTAGTTTTTGAATATAACATATTTTCAAACTGCATTTAAAACTCTGGCTTTATAACTAAAGAACAACATCTTTATAAAGTCTGCTTTGCAAAGAGATTCAccacaagttttttaaaaacccaatttAAATATAAACCGTTTCTCACCCAACAACAGcagagtacacattcttctcaagcgtACAGTGAGCATTATCCAGTATAGACTAAGCTACAGGCCATAAAAGTTGCCTCAATAAGTTTTAAAGgattgaaatcatacaaagtacATTCTTCAAtcataaggaaatgaaattaaaaatgattaacaTGGCAGTCTGAGGAATTCACAAGTGTGTAGAAACTAAATAACACACTTCTACCTAGCCAGTAGGCCAAAGAAAAAATCAGGAGAAACATTAGAAAATACCTAAGTGAATGAAAAAAGAACATAACATATTGCTTCTTGACCTTTTGGCCAAGATCAAGTATAATACAAAAACATAGCATACCAAAACTATGGGATGTAGCTAAAGCAGtgcttagaagaaaatttatagctataaatgcCCATATTGGAGAAGATGGATCTATGATCCAAAATAATAACCTAACATTCCACCTTGAGAAACTCAGAAAAGATGACTAAACTAAATctaaagaaagcagaagaaaataaaagaccaaggcaaaaataaatgaaattgccCCTCAGCCATTCACTCCAGTCTACCCTTAATCCTCCTtgagggggaaaagaaaaaccagtgaacccaaaagttggttcttttaaaagattaacaaaaaatTGTGAAAACTTTAGCtgactgataaaaagaaaaaaaaaaaaagagagagagagagaaaagactcaaattactcaaaccagaaataaaagtgGGACATCACTATGCTTTTGCAGAAATGACTAGGATTATAGGGGATACTATGAACAGCTAGATGCCAACAGGTCAGATCACCTAGAACAAGGTTGGAGGACTCACATGTCCTGACTTCTAAACTTAACCGCAAGGCTCCAGTAATGGAAACAGTAGGTGCAAGCAGCACCCTGCCACACAAGGTCTCAACCGCTGAGCACCCACCAGGCACTTGCCTTGAAGCTTCATCTCAGAGAGCAGCTGAGTGGCCAGCACCTGCACACTTGGGGCAGGACCAGGGGTCTTCTTCTGAGTCCAGCCCTTCAGCTCCTGTCTGTGGCTTAGCACGTGCACCACAGAGCCCACCAGGTCCTCTGTAAACTTTAAGATCACAATTTTACCATTAAAAACGGTCCTCTGTAACCTAAGTCCTATCACAATACAGAGAAGGGCAGTTTCCTTTATCCCTTTAATGCCAACTATGAGGAGTCATAATGTGGGAGAAAATTATGCAACTTACgtagttatttgtttttctaacaaTACATTTGTCTGGCCTAGAATTTCTGCCAAAGCCTTTGTCCGGGAGTTCTGACCTCACCCAGATACGTCTGCAGTCCAGGGTTCCCCAAGGGGTGGGCATCTCACGATGCCCCCCGTCAGCTGTGTAGCCTGGCCCAAGTCCCCATCTGAGGATACCAAGGCAGCTTAGGGCCTGCAGAGGGCCTCGAAGCCCCCCTACCTTTAGGACTTCTCTGGCTTTCACAGGCCCTTCTGCAGCCGAAATCATTTTCAGAATCACCAGAGTCTTTTCCTCTGAGTTTCCCTTCAACAGGTGGGACATGGACACTGAGAACTGCTCCTGGGACACGTTCTCACTGGGCCCCTGTGCCTTCCCTGTCAGGTCGAGCCTCCGCATGCCATCGTACAGTCTGGTGACCATCTCCGAGGGAAGAGCGTCCCCAATGTGGTTCTGTTGGGGACAAGCAGTAGAAAAGGCTGGAAAGGCTGCAAGTTCAAACTGACAGCATCGCAGAAATACGTAGGGGGCCAAGACCAACCACTGCTACCTCACGATGCCTCCATCAGCCCCTGAGCCTTCCTGCATCCCCATGGGTCCACCCCCCCCACACCCGTAGCAAATGTCTATGTATAGCTGATTTGGTCTCTATATTAGGAACCAAATATATTAGCTAGCTTTTACTTCTTATCTACATTCTTTGTGCTCAATGtgcatttttagttattttgtatttaaattttaaatttaattcttaaaggccaggcgcaatggctcagGCCTTTAATCCTAGAAATCTGTaagaccaaggtgggaagatcccttgagctcaggagttcgagaccaacctgagcaagagcaagacctcctgtctctaccaaaaacagaaaaactagctgggtattgtggcgggtacctatagtcctagctactcaggaggctgaggcaagaggatcccttgagcccagaagtttgaggttactgtgagctatgatgccagggcactctacccagggtggcagagtgagactctgtctcaaaaaaaaaaattaattcttaatgCCTTGACAATaactttctgtaaatatttgttctCCTTGCTGGCTCCAGAATTAAATCTGATTTGATCCAGGGATTACAAGTAAATGGTGAGAAGGGAAATGACAAATCCCAGGCTTCCTGCCTAGCAGGGTCTGAAGGGTGGGGTCTCCTATAACCACTGACTTCATAACACACCATTGGTTACAGCATCAATATCATCAGACCACTCATCAAAGGAGGCTTCCACCCTCACTGCTCAAAAAGAGTATCCTGTTTCTGTCAGTGTTTGCAAAGTTCAATTGGAAAAACCTCTCATTCCTTCTCTAAGAAAACTTTATGTAGTCGCCACGGTCCTCTGATCAACTCTTACCCACATTTATCTAGATAAACTTTCATGAACATCAACCACCCGGTCTGCGGGCAAGTCTTTCGCTGGCCTATCTGCATCTGTTTGCTCCAGCTCTGCTGTGTGTGCCCCGGGCCATGAGGTGCACTCTGGATCTAGCAGAGACTCAGACGCGTGCGTATCAGACCACACCATGATGAGCCCGACAATCTCCTTGGCCAGTTTCCTTCCGTCCTGTGTGTTCTAGAGAGGAGGCCAGTAGGGCGCCTCCCCAGACTCCCAGGAAGATGAGCTGATGGTATCTCCACCTTAGTCTGAGCACTCAAACACGCGGCTAAGAGCCCCACAGAACGGGGCAAAAAAGATGGGGAAATGGGCAGTTTTAACTCCTTGTTAAAAGAGGAGGTAAGGTAAACCTTGAATTTGAAATGTCATTGTTTTATTAGGAGTATTACAAAATTCCTAGGACGTCAGACAACTTACAAATTCTAGAGACAAAAGTACACTTGAAATGTTGTAGTTACTAAATCTACAAGTCcgcagaggcaggagggcccTGGAGAGACACCAGGATTGAGAGACACAAAACAGGCTGCCCTCTTTGGTGTCAATCTCAAGTTAGAAACGTTTCCAAAACATTGTGTAAATCATTCATTATTTACTGAGTTCCTTTCTTTAGCACAGATAAGAGTATTGATTTCAGAAAGGGGGAGGGATGTATTTAGCTATTGTGCACGGCCAATTTTGCAGTACAGTGGCAGGGCGGAATAGTTACAACAGAGACCACATAgccacaaagccaaaaatatgtACTATCTGGACCTTTACAGGAAACAAATTGTTCAGTACTCCCATACAACTGTCTTACAAAAAAGGAGAGCCAgccgggtggggtggctcatgcctgaaatcctagcactttcagaggccaaggcaggtagattacctgagctcaggagttccagaccaggctgagcaagagaccccatctctaccaaaaatagaaaaattagctcggcatggtggcacatgcctgtagtaccagatactcgggaggctgaggcaagaggatcacttaagcccaagagtttgaggttgctgtgagctgtgacactctagcctggagcaacagaatgagactctgtctcaaaaaaaaaaaaaagaaagtaggaaagCCCATTTTGGCCCAAGGGCCAGAGTTTGCAGACCCCTGGTGCCCAACTCAACATTAGCTAACTGATTATTATTCTTGCCTTTAATGCCTTCAAAGAGAAGGACTTGGATGAGGTATCTGAGCTGTTTTCATCGGATGACAGAGCAGCGAACAATCCGTCTATCTCAGCCTGTTCCTCAGGAAGAAACTGGGAACAAAAATTCTGCCTGGAAGAGCTTTTGCTGTTCCCCATCTCTACTGGTATCTGGCAGAATTCTCTGCAGAAGGAAAAATCACAAAGTTAGAGAGACATCAAAATGCAATCATCATAGAAATTAATGTTGATAATTAGATGGTCAAGTTGTAACTGGCTCCCtaagcaagaaaatattttttaatagtatttttagtTCCCTTATGCTTCGGATGAGTTCTCAGTGTTCATATGGTGGCTACAACTGGCTGCCTTGTATTGGTGGTGCTGGAGACAGTGAGTTTTATCTCAAAAGCCAATAACTTACAACTGCTGTTTCCAAGtaggcaataaaaataatagacaGAGAGCCCAGCTGACTTGGCCAGACTTGCTGACCGagactttgtaactttctgttgtACTGATGCATCCCTTGTGAGTTTCTTTCCCAGAAATGCAGGCTCTCATTGCAGCCACAAGACAACCACAAAGCCTTACACTACCTGTTTGTCCGGAAAAGATGACGTAAGCAATGCCCATCACAGATCATGCCGTATGACCCGCCTGGAAGCCCATTCCCTGCACCCCACCTGCACTGAAGGTTGAAAGAATGACCAATATTAACCCCTAGCTCGTACCACTAAAATCCCCTCCCTGGGAGGAAGTTACCTGCCATTTTTTGATCACGCGATATGTGTACTAGTATAATTTTTCACTGCGCTTGTGCGCCCcacactccaccccaaacatgCAATGATGCTCACTCCTGCACTGTTCATCTCACCTCCAGAAAAAGCCTTGACCTGTTGGTCGGGGACGCAGCATGAGGCAGGCTGTGCCACCCACCTCCCAGCTGACACACCCTTGCTGATAAATCCTTTCTTCCTCAACCGCAACAATCCTCATGTCTCAGTCACTGGCTTTCTGCATGGCGAGCAGCAGTGAACTTCCTTTGTGAGTTCAGTAACAAAGTTAACAAGTATTGATTTAGCTACAAAATGCGGCTAAAACACATCCGAGCTGCATAATCTTGTTTCAACATGATAAAAATGAGTAGTTGCCACAAATAAAGTGTGGAAACCCTCATCCTGACTCGCGCGAATCTCTGAAGTGTGGCTATAATTGTCACATGACAGTCTGGATTGCTTCATCTGGAAACAGTTCACAAGCTGATGtgattaaaaagtagaaaaaaaaaaccctgtattttAATCAACCTAAGTAATCCTCTTTTTAAAACctgagttgaaaaaaaaatctaaggctGAATGATCGCATGTATTTGAATAAAATCATCACCATCAATTTAGCCCTCATCAATGACTAATATGCTCTAATTTCACCAATCTGGGAGCATTATTTCATTGAAACCTACCATATTCTTTagtatatgtgtttattttaaaaattgaataaaaatataaaagacagacaaaaacgtattttaaaaaatgaaagggtTTGTTCTATAAAATCTGGACTGAGTTGAAAAGCCACACTTGAGGACCTAGAAGGCCAGGATGGAAGTTCCCCATCCCCTGGGCTGGACTGTTATCCATTTTACACTTCCACCAGCAAAGCAAGTTTCAATTTCTCCACTTGTTCATTAATACTTGCTATTTTcccatcttttttattatagtcatCCTTGCAGGGGGACCTGCCTTTGACAAGCATCACTGCTAATGTGAGGGCCACTCCAGCGAGGGTCACCCTGGAGGAGGACTGCAGGGCATCTTGCAGAAGCAGGCTGGCAGCCAGGGCTTATCCAAGCTGGTTTGTCTGATCTCAAGTTTCTCCATGGTATAAAAGCCTGGAAGGGAAACCTCCAGCTTTGGCCTCAGTGTCCAGCAGTGGGAGACTGTCCTCACCTCTAAAATAGAGGGGCTGCACCACCTGGTTCAGGGCCCTCCAGGGCACAGCCTAAGCAGCACCACTCAAGCAGACCCCTCCTCTTCGACAAAGCCTCTAAGAGGCAACCAGGTGGACCAAATTATCTACACCAGGTGGACCAAACTATCCCAAGAAACATCACCATGGAGGGGTCAATTAGGAGATGAGCCATCAGCACTGGACTTGTAAACACTAACTGTGGAGGAAAGTGGGGGAGAGTGCAGAGCACGGGGAGAAAGAGGCTCCTGGCATCACCGACTCTGCAGCTCATCTATCCAGGGATCAATCACGTACCCCTGCTGAAACATGAGCGAGTGTCCTAACACGATCCCCAGGAGAAACTACAATAGGAGACGTGTGACAACGCCTGTAGCCGGAGCTGCGCGGACGACGGGCAGCAGCAAGGAAGCCCGGAAGGTCTTGGGGAGACAATGTGTGGAGGGACGTGGTGCCCAAGGGGTCAGGGCCATCTCAGGTGACTGGGGAGGGCCAGAGAAGGGAGGGTTAGCTCTGTACTGGGTCTGCAGGCCAGCATCATAATTAGGAAGCTGACATTGTTCATACTGTGCGGCCtggtctccttcttgctctgtTCTTCACAGCCACCCTAACTAATACT
This region of Nycticebus coucang isolate mNycCou1 chromosome 2, mNycCou1.pri, whole genome shotgun sequence genomic DNA includes:
- the MEAK7 gene encoding MTOR-associated protein MEAK7 isoform X2 translates to MWNHIGDALPSEMVTRLYDGMRRLDLTGKAQGPSENVSQEQFSVSMSHLLKGNSEEKTLVILKMISAAEGPVKAREVLKFTEDLVGSVVHVLSHRQELKGWTQKKTPGPAPSVQVLATQLLSEMKLQDGEGFRGSQWLDQECDQAVIEDWVFRVPHVAVFLSVVIHKGFPVLCSSLNLSTLVPECQVDQGGKFESILDVLGVIYINSHLPREQRHRWHLLFSAELHGHSFSQLCGRITHRGPCVAVLEDHDGHVFGGFASCTWEVKPQFQGDQKCFLFSIAPSMAVYTHTGYNDHYMYLNHGQQTIPNGLGMGGQHNYFGLWVDVDFGKGHSKAKPTCTTYNSPQLSAKEHFCFDRMEVWAVGDPSEAELAKSNKSILDVDPEAQALLEISGRTRHSEGLREPLDEND
- the MEAK7 gene encoding MTOR-associated protein MEAK7 isoform X1; this encodes MGNSKSSSRQNFCSQFLPEEQAEIDGLFAALSSDENSSDTSSKSFSLKALKNHIGDALPSEMVTRLYDGMRRLDLTGKAQGPSENVSQEQFSVSMSHLLKGNSEEKTLVILKMISAAEGPVKAREVLKFTEDLVGSVVHVLSHRQELKGWTQKKTPGPAPSVQVLATQLLSEMKLQDGEGFRGSQWLDQECDQAVIEDWVFRVPHVAVFLSVVIHKGFPVLCSSLNLSTLVPECQVDQGGKFESILDVLGVIYINSHLPREQRHRWHLLFSAELHGHSFSQLCGRITHRGPCVAVLEDHDGHVFGGFASCTWEVKPQFQGDQKCFLFSIAPSMAVYTHTGYNDHYMYLNHGQQTIPNGLGMGGQHNYFGLWVDVDFGKGHSKAKPTCTTYNSPQLSAKEHFCFDRMEVWAVGDPSEAELAKSNKSILDVDPEAQALLEISGRTRHSEGLREPLDEND